The Streptomyces nigra genome includes the window CTCCAACACCGGAGAGCCACTGGACATCGATGTGGACGCGCTGATGGGCGACCTCCCGGACATGAACCGCAACGTGGAGACACAGCTCGCGGAGAACGTCCCCAACTGGGAGGCGCAGGCCCTCGCCGAGTACGAGCGCACCGGGAAGCCCGTGAAAATGGTCCAGCAGACCGGCTGGCAGGGCTGGACCGCCGAGAAGGACCCGGACTGGTACCACGCGGTCGGATCCTTCCACTACAACACGGTCGCCCAGGTCGAGGTCGTCCCCGGCCCGGACGGCCGCCCCAGAACGACGGTTCGCTACCAGACCCACGTGTACGACCGCTACAACTGGGACGCGAACAAGGCGACACCGGTGCCGGCCATGGGCAACGTCTCGGACGCCCAGATGGCCAGACTCCACCAGTCGGGCCAGGCCAAGGAGTACGACATGGGCGGCCAGAGTGAGGTACGCACATGGAACGGGTGAGCATGCCTCCGCAAGCAACGGGCCCAGCCCCGAACCCCCGCCGACGCAGGTGGCGGGTCTGGTCCCTCGCCCTGTGCGCGGCGTGGACACTCGGCGTCCTCATCTGGGCGGGCGTCGCACTGCTCACGCCGGCAGGTGACAGCCCACAGGAGACCGTGGAACGAACGGCGGGAATGCACCACGACCAGCACCCCTCCGCCGGCCGCTACTACGTCCCCACACACGCCGAACTGCAGAAGGACGGCACGGCGGTACTCCGGTACAAGGTGGGCAACGGCCAGGACTCCAGCGTCAAGGACTTCCTCCGCACCTACGACATCACCGCGAAGCCGAAGCGCACGACGCCGTCCGAGGTGACGTACTCCGACCGCTTCGGCGACGTCCACCGCACGCTCACGGTCACCTACAACCCGTCGTCCGATCCAGGCGGATACGACTACGCGCAGATCACCGTGCGGGCCCGGCCGGACGACTCAAGCTGAGGAACCACAGGCGACAGCCCGTGTGGCAGCCGGCCATCGAGAGTCGGGACGCCGCGAACCGAGCAGAGTCCCGGAGTTCGGAATGGCCTCAACTCCCCACCCCCGCCTCCCACTTGCGTCGGCGCAGTACGTGATCGCTGAAGAGGTGTCGGCACCGGTCGAGCAGTTCCCCCACCTCAGGGTCGCCGCGTCGCCCGTCCGGCGACGGATGCCAGCGCTGCACTGACTGCGCCGCCCAGGCGCGAAGCTTGACGTCAGGGTCCTCGAGGAGGCCGACCGCCGCGCGCAGCGCCACGATGCCGCCACGCGCGTCGAGCAGCCGGAACGCCCCGACACGGACGTGCCGTGGCCGCTCGCGGTCGGTGCGCTCCAGCAGCCAGTCGGCGGGCAGGTCCTTGGCGTGAGGCAGCAGGGAGACGGCGGTGTCGCGGACCACGGCGGCGGCAGCGTCATCCAGGAGCGGTCGCAGCCGTTCCATGTCCACACAGTCCAGTGCCCGCAGCCCTGCCACGGCTCGTGCTCGCACTCCGGTCACCGGGTGCATGAGCAGGGGCAGCAGCAGCGCGGCGTCCGCGCGCGTTCCGCACTCGGCCAGCCCGATGACGGCACCGGGCGGCAACGCGGGGTCCTCCCGTGCCAGGCATCGCTCTCGGTACCAGGCCACCGGATCCTCACCGTGCTGTCGTACGACGTACCGTGCACAGGCACGCACGAGCCCGGACCGGTCGCCGAGAAAGCGTTCCGCCTGCTGCGAGCGCCCCGCTCGTCTCAGGGCCGTGACGCCGGCCGAACGGGCACGCGGGTTGCGGGCGGACAGCAGTGGAGCCAGCACGCTCTCGTAAGCCTCCGCATTCCCGCGGGCCGTGAGATCCGCGCATGCCGCGAGGGCCGCAGTGGCACAGAGGTCCTGGACCACGGCGTCCTGGTCCCGGGCGGCCGCCCGGGACAGTTCCACAGGCGGGAGGAGTCGGCCCTCGACGGCCAGCCGGTACGCGAAGCGCCGTACCGTTCGGTCGGGGGCGGAGAAGAGAACAGCGAGCTGCCCGCGGGATGCGCGACGCAGGGTCTGGCCGAGCAGATCGACGCCGGCGGCACCCCTGCCGCGGTGCCCGACCCGGAGGATGAGCGGCGCAAGCTCAAGGGCAGAGCCCACGTCCAGGGCCGCCCGCAGCATCTTCTGAGCGAGCTCGCGCACCGGTGCGGCCCAGTCGGCACATCGAATCACGACCAGTGGCAACAGCCCGGGGTAGCGAACCGACTGGCACAGAGCCTCCTGCCGTATTCGGCCGTCGCGGTGGCAGAGGGCGAGTGCGAGGCGAGATTCGTCGAGCTGAGTCAGGTCCGTGGGCAGGGGGTCGGAGTGCTCCCACTCCGGCAGAAGCTGCGGGCGGTACCAGGCGATCTCACGCACCCCTGCGTCCAGCGCGAGCCAGTCACGGGGATCGGCGACGTCGAGTGTGGCCTGAAGCGGCGCACCCTTCGCAAGTAGCTCTGCTGCCCTGGCCCCGGCCTCTTTACCCTCTGGCATTCCCGCCCCCCTATGGCTCTGGTGCCTGAGTGATCGTAGAGCGCGGGGTTCGCGTAGGGCGCGCGATATACGCCGCCTGATCACCGAAGGCTTCTTTCCGAACCGGCCCAGGAGGGCCGCCGAGCCCTTCGGTCCGATCAGTCCGTGTCCGTGGCAGCGAGAACGGCAATGCGCCGGGCCTTTGGGGCGACGGAGACCAGCCCTATGTCCCGGGCCACGCCCTCGAACCACTCCGTAGCGGCTCCGAAGCTGTACCAGTCGCATTCATGCGTGTTCTGCTCCACCTCACCGAGCGGCGTTGCCGTGGAGGTTCCGGACAAAGCTGCGAGCGCGTCCACCATAGGGCAGGGTGACTTCGAAGGTACGGTGCGCAGCGCCGACGCCGCGCGCGCGGCCGTAGCAGAACGCGCGGACCCCGTCCACACACTGTTCGACGAGTTCACCGGCAGTGAGGCTTCCGGCCTGGTGGAGGAACTGACCAAGACGGAACCCGTCCCTGAGGAGCCTGGCCCGTCCGCCCCTCCCGTCGGAGTGTGCGGCTGAGGCGGTCACACACGAGCAGGTCGGACCGGCGAGTGACCAACTGAGGCCCTGCCGACGCACAGCCGGTATCTGATGCTGCCGTGACCGAGGCGACATCAACTTGTTGACATCCGCGCCCGAAGGGGACGTCGGACCCATTCCCGTCGCAGCCAGCTCCGCCTGCCGTGCCGTGGACACTCCACGCAACGGCTTGCCCCGCTGTCTCGCCCGGCTGCCGGCTCAGCGAAACCGCCTGGCACCGGTGACGTGGTGGATCGATACACCCACTGTCAGAGCCTGCTGGCAAGATCCCTCCGGTGAACGCCATATTCACCACACCTCCGCGGCCGTTCGATGTGACCACGCTCTTCCCCGAGTTGGCCCCGTTGGTGCGCACGGCAACCAGGCTGCATCCGCGCCCCGGGTCGCCGAGCGTGCACGACAGCTCCGTCGGCGGGCCGCTCCTGTGGCCCGCCGACGAGCCATGGCCGTACTGCGGAGAGCCGCACGACAGGGACGCGTCGCGAGACATCCTCTCCCCGGACGACATCCGGCTTCTCCGCCGCGACCGCGCCGCAGCAGCCGAGCGGCTGCGGCGTGACCCTGCCGCAGCCGAGTGGACCCCCGACGAACTGGCGAGATGGAAGCGGATCAAGGTCGGTCGCCCGTGGTTCGACGGCCCGATCGCGCTCCTACCCGTCGCCCAGCTCTACGCCCGCGACATCCCCTTCCCGTGCCCGCCCGACGCGGACCTCCTCCAGGTCCTGTGGTGCCCCTTCGACCACGAGAAGGCCCTCCCCAGAACCGCTCTCTTCTGGCGCTCCTCCGCCACCGTCACCGACGTCCTCGACGCACCACCCGAGCCGCCCGTCGTCCAGGTGGACGGCTACCTCCCGGAGCCGTGCCTGTTTGCGCCGGAGCAGATCACCGAATTCCCGAACCCCATGGAGCTGAGCGAGGAACTCAGAAGCGAGCTGGACGACATGAGCCGCTGGGAGACGATCGACCCTGCGCGCTACAACTCGTACGCAGACGATCCGGGCGAGCTCTACCTCAACAACCTCTGTCACGCTCCCGGCTGGAAGACCGGCGGCTGGACCCGCTGGAGCCCCACCGATCCCGTGCCCCGCCCCTGCCCCGAGTGCGGCACCGAGGCGGTCCCGCTGCTGACCATCGCCTCCAACGAATGGGACGGCGGCAGCGGGACCTGGATACCGCAGGAGGAACGGATGCCCCAGCCACGGCGTCCCGTGGGGGAACCGAACGGCAACTTCACCAAGATCGACATCACCGGCGGCAACAACCTCCAGCTCCACGTCTGCCCGGCATCCCCGGACCATCCGCACATCGAACTGCTCCAGTGAGCCTGCGCGGAGGGCTGATGGTGGGCATGGCCGAGTGAGTCAACCCGCCCGACTCGAGGGGGCGAAGAGTTGCATGTGGACCGCGTCGCCCTCGGAGCCGTTCCGGGGCGTGCCGACGTTGTCACCCATTGCTCGAATCCATGAGGGAGTGGTGGCTGCTGATGTCCGCCACGCCGACTACCGCGGCCGGCGCAGCGTGGTCGACGGCCCCACTCGTCACCGCCCGAGGCGCAGGCGCTCTGGGACACGGTGGCCCCCAGGCCGGGTACCGCCAGATCCGAGGCTCCGGCCGGCGCCGCCGATCGCAGGTGTACGTAGGTGCCGGTCGGGCGCGGCGGGGGCCACCGGGCGTGGAAGGGGTGACGGATGTGCCCGGCGGTGACTGGGGTCATCGGGCCATCGCCAGGTCATCCAACTGTCGCAACTCCGTCGTCCCGAGTTCGATCTCCGTGGCCCGGGCCGAGTCCTGGATCGAGGCGGGACGGCTCGCGCCCGGAATGGGGATCACGGTGGGGGAGCGGTGCAACAGCCAAGCCAGGGCCAGCCGTTGTGGGCTGACGCCGTGGTCGGACGCGATGCGGTGGAAGACGGTGCCGGCGGAGGTCGCGCCGGACGGGCCGTCCAGGGAACTGCGTGAGAGGCCGCCCAGCGGGCTCCACGGCAGGAAGGCGAGGCCCAGCCGGGTCGCCAGCTCGAGTTCCGGCTCCGAGTCCCGTACGACGGGGGAGTACCGGTTCTGCACGGAGACCAGGCCGTCTCCGAGGATCGCGTGTGCCTCGCGGATCTGGTCGGTGGTCACGTTGGAGATCCCGACGGCGCGGACCGTACCGGCGTCGAGGAGTTCCCGCAGCGCGCCCACCGAGTCCGCCCACGGAACGTCGGGGTCGGGCTTGTGCAGTTGATACAGGCCAATGGCCTCGACGCCCAGGCGTTCGCGGGAGGCTTCGGCGGCCTGTTTGAGGTGAGCGGGGCCGGCGTCCACGGTCCAGCTGCCGTCGCCGGGACGGCCCCGGCCGCCCTTGGTGGCGATGAGGACATCGGAGGTGTCGCCGCCGTAGCGGGCCAGCGCACGGGCGATGAGCAGTTCGTTGTGGCCGCGCTCATCGGCGTGCCAGTGGTAGCTGTCGGCCGTGTCGATGAGGGTGATTCCGGCATCGAGTGCGGCGTGGACGGTCGCGATGGCGCGGTTCTCGTCCGGGCGGTGCTCGATCGACAGGGGCATGGCGCCCAAGCCGATCGCACTGACCGTGACGCTGCCGAGCCGGCGGTACTTCATGGGTGGGCGTTCCTTCGAGTCGACGGTCGCAGGAGGTCAGGCCGGCCATGTCAGGTGGCGGGGGCAGGGGCTGCCGCGAGGGCCTCCGCCACGACGCCGGGCAACCAGTCGGCCGTACGGGAGAAGGCGAACCCCAGTCGCCTGGCGCGGGCGTTGCTCATGGCGTAGTGGCGGTCGAAGGAGAACGGCGAGGCCTCCTCCCCGGCCACCGCGACCCGGTACGTGGGCCGGCGGCCGGTCCGGGCCGCGATCACGTCACACAGCGCACGTACGTCGATCAGGCCGTCCGAGCACGCGTTGAGCGGACCGGTGAAGTCGGCGGCCGTGGCTGCCCACAGCAGCAGATCGGCCAGCTCCTCGTCGTGGACGAACACGGTGGGCAGCACCGTCGGATGCACCGCCAACGGCTTCCCCTCGGTGATGTGCTGGATGTAGTGGTCCAGCCGACCGGTGAAGTCCCGCGCGCCACCGCCGAGTACATGGGCGCTGCGGACGGCGGCGAATGCGAACGACCCCTGGCGGGTGAACACGGCCTCCGCCTGCCGCTTGCCCTCGGCGTAGTGGCCCTCCAGATAGGCAGCGTCATGCCAGGGCAGGTCCGTGTCCACCGGCCACGAAGCAGGGTCCACGGCGTCTTCAGGCACCGGCTCCCCCGGCGGGAGCGGGGATATCGCGGCGGTCGTGTCCGGGTCGTACACCTCGATCGTGGACGTCATCACGTACCGGTCCGTACGGTCCCGGAAGGCGCGGACTGCGATCGCCGCCTGCACGGGGGTGTAGCAGACCTGGTCGATGACGACGTCGAAGGAGCGGGAGGCGAGGGCGCTGGTGAGAGCCCGCTCGTCGTCGCGGTCGGCGACGAGGTGCTCCACTCCGTCGGGCGGGGTCGACGAACCGCGGTTGAGCACCGTGACCCGGTGCCCTGCCGCCTTCAGCCGCTGGACCAGGAGCTTCCCGAAGTACCGGCTTCCGCCGATCACGCAGACTCTTCGCATGTCCCTATGCTGCGGACGCGAAGCCATCAGCAGAAGTGACGACTTGATGGCCACGTATGAAGGAGAACTGTTGATAGACGTGCAGCGGCTCCGTGTGCTGCGGTGCGTGGCGGAGCACGGCAGCTTCAATCGGGCGGCGACCGCCCTGCACATGACCCCCTCGGCCGTCTCCCAGCACATCGCCGCGCTGGAGCGCAGCGTCGGTGCTCGGGTCGTGGACCGCAGCACCCGGGGTGTCACGCTCACCCAGGCCGGGCGGATCATGGTGGGAGCGGCCGAGTCGGTCGCCGCCGAACTCGCCCAGGCCGCACGGGAGATCGACCGTCTGGGAACAGCTCGCAGCCAGCTGACGGTCGCCACCTTCACCAGCGGCGGCCGGTACCTGCTGCCGGGCGCCCTCACGCGTCTGACGGCCGCCCATCCAGGGAGCGTGGTCCATGTCAGGGCGGCCGAGCCCGAGGACAGCCTGCCCCTGCTTCGGCAGGGCGCCGTGGACGTGGCGCTCGCCTACCACTTCGACGGACCGCTGCCGGGCCTGCGGGGCCCGGGACCCGACGTGGAGTGGCTCCCCCTCATGGAGGACCCGCTGCACGTCGTCCTTCCCGAGACACACCCGCTGGCCGACCGCCCGGTCCTCGACCTCAGCGAA containing:
- a CDS encoding DUF6183 family protein, producing MVDALAALSGTSTATPLGEVEQNTHECDWYSFGAATEWFEGVARDIGLVSVAPKARRIAVLAATDTD
- a CDS encoding aldo/keto reductase, translated to MKYRRLGSVTVSAIGLGAMPLSIEHRPDENRAIATVHAALDAGITLIDTADSYHWHADERGHNELLIARALARYGGDTSDVLIATKGGRGRPGDGSWTVDAGPAHLKQAAEASRERLGVEAIGLYQLHKPDPDVPWADSVGALRELLDAGTVRAVGISNVTTDQIREAHAILGDGLVSVQNRYSPVVRDSEPELELATRLGLAFLPWSPLGGLSRSSLDGPSGATSAGTVFHRIASDHGVSPQRLALAWLLHRSPTVIPIPGASRPASIQDSARATEIELGTTELRQLDDLAMAR
- a CDS encoding NAD-dependent epimerase/dehydratase family protein, which encodes MRRVCVIGGSRYFGKLLVQRLKAAGHRVTVLNRGSSTPPDGVEHLVADRDDERALTSALASRSFDVVIDQVCYTPVQAAIAVRAFRDRTDRYVMTSTIEVYDPDTTAAISPLPPGEPVPEDAVDPASWPVDTDLPWHDAAYLEGHYAEGKRQAEAVFTRQGSFAFAAVRSAHVLGGGARDFTGRLDHYIQHITEGKPLAVHPTVLPTVFVHDEELADLLLWAATAADFTGPLNACSDGLIDVRALCDVIAARTGRRPTYRVAVAGEEASPFSFDRHYAMSNARARRLGFAFSRTADWLPGVVAEALAAAPAPAT
- a CDS encoding LysR family transcriptional regulator, with translation MIDVQRLRVLRCVAEHGSFNRAATALHMTPSAVSQHIAALERSVGARVVDRSTRGVTLTQAGRIMVGAAESVAAELAQAAREIDRLGTARSQLTVATFTSGGRYLLPGALTRLTAAHPGSVVHVRAAEPEDSLPLLRQGAVDVALAYHFDGPLPGLRGPGPDVEWLPLMEDPLHVVLPETHPLADRPVLDLSELADEPWVLGCLKTEAYLRRYAEHAGFSPDVRGSTTDYFFARSLVAAGAGLSLIPTVALTPSLPGVRAVPLAPPAPARHIGAAVLRRSVRPPVSTLIAALRECAEGAAAAAAGPPPSGIMGNG